The following are encoded in a window of Castanea sativa cultivar Marrone di Chiusa Pesio chromosome 5, ASM4071231v1 genomic DNA:
- the LOC142637403 gene encoding galactose-binding lectin-like: MIMYNFKIEQFLFPQLSIFWYLIVITYFFSILTPFTVTSAISFNFTSFSSSDSNITYERAFAENQVIQLTGNRLTFELVGRATYFKPIKLWDKDSGNITDFTTHFSFAIDSQKRTEYGDGIAFFLAPMGSKIPLLTKGGSTMGLSRDDQALDSVANPFVAVEFDIYSNDYLDPPGEHVGIDLNSLKSVANISWFSNIAIKEGKINEAWITYNSSSYNLSVVFTGFRGYFPVRQFLSANVDLSLFLPELVTIGFSASTGNSSAIHTIHSWDFSSSLEIDETITNPNDPVSSPYVPAPKKRKNNTLGLSMGLGFGGFVLVGGFAMVLFSLWKRNRRDKGEDDDVLDDSIDEEFEGEEDPRSFHTMN; encoded by the coding sequence ATGATAATGTACAACTTCAAGATCGAACAATTCCTTTTTCCACAGCTTTCTATCTTCTGGTATCTCATTGTGATCACCTATTTCTTTTCTATACTAACCCCATTTACAGTTACAAGTGCTATATCATTCAACTTCACTAGTTTTAGTTCTTCTGACTCTAACATAACATATGAGAGAGCTTTTGCTGAAAACCAAGTCATCCAACTCACAGGCAACAGGCTCACATTCGAGTTGGTGGGTCGAGCCACATATTTCAAACCCATAAAACTGTGGGACAAGGACTCTGGGAACATCACAGATTTCACCACCCATTTTTCCTTTGCCATTGACTCGCAGAAAAGAACTGAATATGGAGATGGGATTGCCTTCTTCCTTGCACCTATGGGTTCAAAGATTCCTTTGTTGACCAAAGGTGGTAGTACTATGGGTCTTTCTCGCGACGACCAGGCATTAGACTCAGTGGCTAATCCTTTTGTTGCAGTGGAGTTCGATATCTATAGCAACGACTATTTGGATCCCCCTGGTGAACATGTAGGTATTGATCTGAACTCCTTGAAATCTGTTGCTAATATTTCATGGTTTAGCAATATTGCTATTAAAGAAGGGAAAATAAATGAAGCTTGGATTACTTATAATTCTAGTTCTTATAATTTGAGTGTGGTATTCACTGGTTTTAGAGGCTATTTTCCAGTAAGGCAGTTCCTTTCTGCAAATGTTGATTTGAGTCTATTCTTACCTGAATTGGTCACAATTGGATTCTCAGCCTCAACAGGAAATTCTTCTGCAATCCATACCATTCATTCATGGGATTTTAGTTCAAGTTTGGAAATTGATGAAACCATAACCAACCCAAATGATCCAGTATCAAGCCCATATGTTCCAGCCcccaagaaaaggaaaaacaacacATTGGGGTTATCCATGGGGCTTGGTTTTGGTGGATTTGTTTTGGTTGGTGGGTTTGCCATGGTGTTGTTTTCCTTGTGGAAGCGGAATAGGAGGGATAAAGGAGAAGATGATGATGTCCTTGATGATTCCATTGATGAAGAATTTGAAGGGGAAGAGGACCCAAGAAGTTTTCATACAATGAATTAG